The window TTCAAATATGCTGTTTTTAACGATAATGCTACCGTTGCTGCGGATATCAATACCATCGTGAGCATTGTAACTGCCCGATGATGAAGTTACACGTATATTATCTAAAGTAACGTTATCTACTCCGCTATTTATATAAAGTTCGGCATAAGTGTTGTTCATTACTATTTTGCCGTCTTTTATTTTTAAAACATTGATGTTAGACGGAATATATGTTTTTTGATTTATTACCAATAATTTGTATGAACGGCTTGTACCATCAAAAGTTAAAGATGTACCTGTTTCAGCCTGTATAGCATTTGAATTGTTTAATTTTACATAACCTGACCCGGAAATAGTACAATTATTGTTATTATTAAGCCGTATTGCACCGTTTATTTCCAAAACCGAACTGGTATTTCGTAATTCAATATCTCCATCAAGATAAAGTGTTTTACCTGAATTTATAACTACTTTACCCGAACCTTTGATTATTAATTTGGCATATTTTGGTAAAGTCAGGTTACCATTTATAGTTAAAGTTTTGCCGCTTTCAATAAAAATGTTTCCTCTAATTGGGTTGGCTTCAGTAAATGTTTGGCTTGAAGTAATATGCTGTGTGTAAACGGGAAGATAGCCGGGATAACTTGCACCAATATCATTTGCTTCAACTATATATTCTTGTTCATAAGTATAACCTTGAGAATTGGTTTCTCTATAATAATATGCACTACCATTTTTAAAAAAAACTTTAGCACCTTGAATAGGAATATAATTTTCATTAACAACTCTTACACTATTTTCATTATAGTTAATTTGTGTGTACATGTTTTTTGGAATATCTGTCCAAATTTCTAAAGAAGGGTCACCACACCAAAGGTATGCTTTTGCATTTTTTATAGCTTTTGCACTATAATAATGTTTAATTAAAGTTGCTATTTTAGCTTCAGTAGCAATATTTCCGATATTTAAAATACCTACATCAAATGCCTGATTATATAACTGTTCATCCAAGGTGTGATTTTCAGTTGTTGGAGTATATATTGTTGCACCAAAATATGCAACTGCTCCTTGCTCCATATTGGTAAAGGTTTCCGCATGACAATTTCCTTCAATATTACCGGTATGACAAGCAATACTAAATATAATCGGTGTATAATCTCCATTAGCTAATAAAGTAGTTTCATTAGAATCAAAAGCATTATTTTCATGGCTCCAATCTGAACGCCATCCACTAGTAATACCGTGTCCTCTATAATTTACAACTCCTCTGCCTTCATTTATTGCATTAATAATAGTCTGATTAGTAGCATCATTTCCGTATGTTGGAAAGCCAAAACGAGAACCATAAGCTTTATCAAAATCAGGATACATTATTGAATATGTTCCTGAATTAGTATTTACTGCCGTTTTTATTCTTTCTTTACATGCCTGATATTCTCCGGGTGCATCTTCTTTATGAGCAATTAAAAGACTTTTTTTAACCCAATTGTCTAAAGGAGGATTATTTTCATATTTAATTGATTTATTTATAATATTATTAAGGTCTTCAATAGTATTAACAGAAAATCTGCCAATAGAAATTTCTGCCTGGTAATCCGAATTATCATCCATATAACCATACCAGTAATCACTATTAACAAGCCCAATCTTATTTACAGAATGCCAAGGATATAAAGGTATATCAAGAGCATCTCCAACAAATAAAACATATTCTATTTTATATTCACTATATTCATTAGTAATATATTGTTTAATGTTATTACAGGTATTACCGGTTTCAGAAGTAGTTACAAGTTTGGTTTTTAAACCTTTACGATGTTTATGCTCAATAAAATCTTCTAATTTATCAGCATAATCAGTATCTGCCATAATTATCAAATATTCGTAATCATTATAGGCTTTACTGATTTTTTTATTAAGAGAAAGATAATCATAATTCAAAACAAGGCTTTTGTACATTTTTTCATATTCTGCGGAAATATATCGTGGTTCTGAGGATAATACATTTATATTACTTTTACCTGAATATTCAATTTTTATAATAAATTCTGAAAGAATTTGAAGAGAGCCAGTTGCAGGGTTATTTTTAACAGGCATAATAGCTATATTCACGTTTCTTATGTTTCGCCAAATCATTGGAGAAGTTACTTTAGTTGAAATTTCAGGAAAATAGGAACCCGATGAGTAAAATTTTTCATCAATATCAAATCCTAAAGGTTTTTCGTCTTCCAGCAGTGGGGTCTGGAATGGATAAACATAATAATTTGAAATTTCAATTGTCTTAGAATTAATTACAGAAATATTTACATTCTTATCATTTGGAATGCCAATCATTTCAGTAATAACAGGCAATGCAGGTTTACCTATTGTTTGTGTTGTAAAATAACCGG of the Bacteroidales bacterium genome contains:
- a CDS encoding T9SS type A sorting domain-containing protein, producing MNFKKIFFIILCVIMFIFQGISQEWISINGNNTPEKPEVTVISSDEHETIIHVSIKGFYKEDIVVDGITYQKLKFSGYFTTQTIGKPALPVITEMIGIPNDKNVNISVINSKTIEISNYYVYPFQTPLLEDEKPLGFDIDEKFYSSGSYFPEISTKVTSPMIWRNIRNVNIAIMPVKNNPATGSLQILSEFIIKIEYSGKSNINVLSSEPRYISAEYEKMYKSLVLNYDYLSLNKKISKAYNDYEYLIIMADTDYADKLEDFIEHKHRKGLKTKLVTTSETGNTCNNIKQYITNEYSEYKIEYVLFVGDALDIPLYPWHSVNKIGLVNSDYWYGYMDDNSDYQAEISIGRFSVNTIEDLNNIINKSIKYENNPPLDNWVKKSLLIAHKEDAPGEYQACKERIKTAVNTNSGTYSIMYPDFDKAYGSRFGFPTYGNDATNQTIINAINEGRGVVNYRGHGITSGWRSDWSHENNAFDSNETTLLANGDYTPIIFSIACHTGNIEGNCHAETFTNMEQGAVAYFGATIYTPTTENHTLDEQLYNQAFDVGILNIGNIATEAKIATLIKHYYSAKAIKNAKAYLWCGDPSLEIWTDIPKNMYTQINYNENSVRVVNENYIPIQGAKVFFKNGSAYYYRETNSQGYTYEQEYIVEANDIGASYPGYLPVYTQHITSSQTFTEANPIRGNIFIESGKTLTINGNLTLPKYAKLIIKGSGKVVINSGKTLYLDGDIELRNTSSVLEINGAIRLNNNNNCTISGSGYVKLNNSNAIQAETGTSLTFDGTSRSYKLLVINQKTYIPSNINVLKIKDGKIVMNNTYAELYINSGVDNVTLDNIRVTSSSGSYNAHDGIDIRSNGSIIVKNSIFEYGLYGLYTARSPSAPLLNVNNTTFEYCRFGLQAYNSGVNINNCTFMYNTSKGLYCSSMDKQSYINNNTVRYQNGRNDYGIYYEGSGSASVNLYGNTISNNYYGIFVRGSFNAVFKCNTIINNSYRGVYGYNNVDLYLANAPGISAGTNDLHGNLICIYGYGYPSSNLYNKFYLNNGYNDIRDNGAIGSYCMYGYFKGLPGGTTYVNNNRWKSGGGSPVNYTDYRLYGGVTNIILSDNSPENSFSPCTGPIPGKLMSMDISYAPYDEIYDYREVNTSMGEMPLNVAINTVLNNSEESGRVYDIKDRLELLSEILHSNLCNLNYAEQWYVKHAYNKMKSDIGKVKNDENDKLAVKNSINKMLKVIRKLTKEQTDNENSISPEIFMFIVDEANMLWYGGNYDEAIDILKKAEPKLKDEDVCYFEELICKINLDREIFTSNFTGNIDKELENCEKCGGGLKSGSTTNGYIYEYENNQYNDEIMNEISLSIIPNPVLQSSVISVLIPEDYNYSEVSIINITGTSVYSEQISSGNYEKTIINSELSEGIYLVVVKINGKVVATEKMLIVK